The genomic interval AGGGATCTAGGGGTTATAACTGAGGTGTGAGATAGTGTGTTGCTTTCCTGGCAAGGTAAAGAACTGAATGGGCAGCAATCAACTAGGTTGCAGAATGAGCTCTGTACATCCACCCCTCCGTTACCTGAGGGAAACGTTACAAAACGTAGGTGGCAGGAATAGTGTTTGGCTGTCACCCCTGCTTtcctgaagaaggaagaagagaagcaaGAGTGCCTTAGTTCTTTTCCTATATGTTTCAGCTCAAAGGTCCAAGAGTAATCTCTGACACTTTTCTCATTGGTATTGAAACTGAAGCCTGGACCTGTGAGAGACACTTAAAACGATAAACATTACATATTTTTAGGCACTGTGATAAAAACTAGAAGGCTGACTTTTTTAGTCTTAGGTTTTAAGGAACAAACCAGCCACCTGTACTTCTGCACCTCATGAATAGACACTTTCATTTGGTTCAGAGTAGGTACTGTTTGTACTCATTACCCAACCTCTCTGTGTGTGGCTCTGTGCAATTTATTGTTAAACAGCAAATTAGATCTGTACATATACACTGACTTCTagcacagaaaacaattaaGAATTGAAGTACtgtattgttttgtttattgaTCGTTGTAGATGGCTAGAATTTCCATATattaaaatgctgctgtgcatTAGTTAGTTGTATATTACAAACCTCTGGGTCATGATTCTCTGCCTTGTAAATCTACTTGCTGTGAATTGACAGTTTACGCTTCTGCTGCTTAATCACTTGGTTGTTTTCTGCCCTTAAATGTATGTTGTCTATCATAGTGTGCATGCTTCTACTTACCTAGTATGCTTAGTTCTGGTTTTCCTATAAAAGGAATACATTACTGGATTATGAAGGTAAGCTCTTCAATGCTTAAAAAGTACCAGTTTGAAGACCTGTGAAAGATTGTTCTGCattcagttctgctgctgccgTAAAACTTACTTGCCATTTGGCAGATAGGTTAAGCTCTTTAATTTCAATTTCCTATGTGATGGTGTTGCTTCTTTCTTGTAGTCAGTGATGAGGTGTGTTGTGTACATGTATACCCATTTGTACACCTATCTATATAATTTAGGAAACGAGGCTTCTGGGTAGTATGGTTATGAGTGTTAGACATTTATTATGTCGTTGCCTAAAAGATGACAGTGGTTATAGAACCATAGGATtgtttaggttgggaaagacctttaagatagAGTCCATCCATTAACCTTATGTTGCATAAGGAACTCAGGAGGCTAATGCTGCTATGAAGGTTTCACTTTTACTCCGTTTCCTCTGGTCCTGAGCCAGCTATGTGTTTGACCAAAAACTTGATGTCAGCAATAGTTGTCAAATTGCTATTCTTAACCATTTTTTGACTGTGATACTGTCTTTCAGTAGAAAGGAATTAAGGTTCTAGATGCGGTTCTTCCATAGTTGTCCATGTCAAGTAAAAACATATTCCATTTGAAATAATGATCTAAAATTACATCCTCTATGGTAACATACTTCGTGTACaagttctttattttatatttagtaAAACTGAGGCATTTTACTCCTCATGCTGGAACGTGAATGAGTTGTCTGGAACTTAAATATCTATTGTGTCCAGGTTTATAGAAATACTCATTTGTGAATCTCATTATCGTTTCCTGGTGTATAACATTGTGGCTTATAAAATTATTACAATTCAGTGGTTTGGCTAGGCAGCTGCATTCCTTAGGACATGAAAGACTGAGGCTGCAAGATATAGAAGAATTAGTTTGATGTCTTTATGCTGTTACCTTTGCATCTTTCTATGCTGTATAGATATTCGTAGAAAAAAGCCCTACATTGAACTATTTATTTAACTTCATCTTCACTAGCTATTTAGGCTTCCATTGGGCTAGTTGACCTTTCAAGTAATAGTTTCCAAAAATGAATGAACCCAACATGAAGTGTACTATTTAGTGTAAGTGAAAATGGCAGATCCACTTAAATAAGATACTGTCTTCCCAAAAGCAATACagtcttattttaaatatggaCAATAAGTTACAATTAtgtttgttggtgttttttttaggTCATGTTTACTGGAGACAATATTCCTGTTCATCCTCATGTTTATAGCAATGGTCATATCTGTTTATCCATTCTAACAGAAGACTGGTCTCCAGCGCTCTCAGTGCAATCTGTTTGTCTTAGCATTATTAGCATGCTTTccagctgcaaagaaaaggtACGGACTTTTTTAGCACTGTTGGAGTAGAATAAGTACGAGTTAATAGTTTTATACTTTGCAAAGTGAGACTTTCATTTCTGGAATTCTAAAATAGGCAAAACTACtatatttacatttctgctactgaaaaaatactaagctagaactgcaaaataaacagtGTGGTAAGTACTTTGTCACTGTTTTCATGGTAACCTGGTGATATATCAGTACTGGAAAAGAAGTGAACGGAACCCTTCTAGTTGTACTAATTGTGAAGGTAAATCATGTTTTAGGACAGTTCTTTGTAAAATTACTCTGTCTTTAAAGGCAGTGCAAAATGGCTACTGAAATGTCTGTAATGCAGATGTTTGTAAGGCTTTGCAGCTGTACTATTTCAGCAATCTCGATCACTTTCatttcaggaaaggaaatggtgctaagctgctttttttggtCATGAGTGACACTAATATCTTAGACCTTTTTTGTAAAGAGTCTAACCTTTTACTCTCAACCCTTTCTTTCGCAGTGGAATATCTGTGGAAGTCAGTGTGGTCAGAGCTTGTACATCTGTGCTATCCAAACACGCCTATTTATGTCACATCTCTATCAGTCCTAGTCATGTGTATGTGGTAGAAAAACATCCCCAAAACGGCTTTGTATTGTATCCTATGACTTTGGTTTTGCATAATGACTATACTTACGAAGGAAGCTGAACAATATGAAGTATTGATCAGATATATGtttaagttcattttttttcacccaCTTCAAGCTGAGACTTACACATGTGAAATTGGATCTAATATCAGAATTAGATTCCAAACTGCAATGGAAtttaatttggggttttttgaacaACAGCTGTTCCTTTCTTgcaggttgttttgtttgttttttatttactctATATATTTCTCCCCCTATCTATCTCCAAACCATTtgctatttttcattattttttcgTTTAAGCATATCTCCAGTAAGAATTGTTACCTGAATcctgaagagatttttctttacaaaggtCTAGCTGTGCCTGTTACCTCATTTTCACTGCATTCATGTGATAAGAGTTTCATAAGCTTACTAAATGCCTCATGTATTACAATATAAGGATTATTTGATTATTTGTAggtcttttcttctgttgcagaGGCGACCTCCAGATAACTCATTTTATGTAAGAACGTGTAACAAGaatccaaagaaaacaaaatggtgGTATCATGGTAAGTATTTAACTAGGACCAggaattttgaagttttttttcaggctgaagGCAATTAAAATGTAGGAAAGTAGGATAAATACATTCAAAGCcttaaactcttcttttttttaatttcaaaaatttaCTAAAATCCTGTTTCTGGAATACTGTGCTGTGATTTTTGTATATTACGTTTTAATAATTCCTGATAGAAATTTAAACAGCACAGATTTATATGTTTTAAATTGTAGGATTGAGTTTGAATGAAAGTTCTTAGTCCATGACAAGTCTTAAGTTTGTGTTTGGGTAAGGTCCATAGTAAAACTAGGTTTAGCTCTAAACTCGGAGGTTTTTCTTGTTGGTGGTAATGCTTCCAGAGCTTTTACAGTGATCAAAACGTGCTTATATGTTTGTAAACAGCTATGGGTTTTAATAGAGTTCCACTGTTAATCAGAATTTCCAGTGTGGAAGGTTGACTGACTTAAAGGCTCATAAGAACTAATAGTCAATAATATAGTAATAAGATTCAACATGATAAAATtacttgataaaaaaaaataccgtACTGAAATTGCTACGTATGGTGTCTATAGTGCTAGTGTTGTGTTGGTTtggttgtgtgtgtttgggtgggttttttatttcttctttccgTGGGCTTTATCTCTGGCTTAATACTGCGTGGcttcttccttctgtctcaAAATTTGTCATCGTCTTTCTTCTGCCCAACATGTGTTATCCTCTTCTCAGAGCTGTGTGTGCTTCTCTACTggtgaggaaagaaaggagagggtAGAGATGGGCtatgcttttcttctctcctctcttGTTGGCCAatactttctttgctttccctaGGAAAATACTTTACAAATGGTGATCATTGGAAGCCCGTGTATTTTGGGAAGGGATGTGTTAGAGCAGGTAATACTGTATGCTAGGGTGGTGCAGGAGGAGTTGATCCCATCACTGCCTTTCGCTGAAGGCTCCACCATAAAACAGCctcttttttttactgcttctgCACACCAGCACATGTTCTATCCCCTACATGAAATGAGACCAGGTGTTTTGAGACAGCAGGAGTTAATGACTGGAGAGGAAAATGCCAAAGCCTTCACCATTAGATTCTTGAAAGCCCATGGATGCCTTAACAAGAAAAACTTGCTGAGACCCATGT from Falco biarmicus isolate bFalBia1 chromosome 3, bFalBia1.pri, whole genome shotgun sequence carries:
- the UBE2W gene encoding ubiquitin-conjugating enzyme E2 W isoform X1; translated protein: MASMQKRLQKELLALQNDPPPGMTLNEKSVQNSITQWIVDMEGAPGTLYEGEKFQLLFKFSSRYPFDSPQVMFTGDNIPVHPHVYSNGHICLSILTEDWSPALSVQSVCLSIISMLSSCKEKRRPPDNSFYVRTCNKNPKKTKWWYHDDTC
- the UBE2W gene encoding ubiquitin-conjugating enzyme E2 W isoform X2 is translated as MTLNEKSVQNSITQWIVDMEGAPGTLYEGEKFQLLFKFSSRYPFDSPQVMFTGDNIPVHPHVYSNGHICLSILTEDWSPALSVQSVCLSIISMLSSCKEKRRPPDNSFYVRTCNKNPKKTKWWYHDDTC